A window from Peromyscus leucopus breed LL Stock chromosome 8a, UCI_PerLeu_2.1, whole genome shotgun sequence encodes these proteins:
- the LOC114691386 gene encoding sperm motility kinase 2B-like, translating to MSSPSEEESPDASPASSIFEEESFQSQYRILRTIGHGSNARVQLAHHRLTGTPVAVKVLRKKKWCQPIRSEVEIMMITNHPNIISLIQVIESEKRTYLVMELAEGQQLYQYVRKAGHLPEHEARGIFRQIIAGVSYCHDQGIIHRDLKPDNIMLDEKGKVKIIDFGLGTQVKPGQRLSRHCGAYSFGAPELFLGRLYDGPKVDIWTLGVVLYFMVVGKVPFGAVNIPELRRQVVSGKYTVPLGLSEDLQDLLSLLMTVNPRLRPTVDEVKAHPWLRKDTEALPNHCEEMAPSLLDPAIVKAMEHIGFQAQDIKDSFQQRKFDQTMASYCLLQGQALQGYGCTTCAQTTNPGATPFPSLEDPGAFPLAPRRRGSEPALGALLRGSSTNGQASAYGQQAGQRGARNATGLALPLCRPLQRTPTLDQVHHHARSAPCIYSKSISEDTEDSSCSHGASAEGKSTHSRGQRRGLRAWTRRIGNAVTRLCCCCPSRKKPRRGQNSVSPQK from the coding sequence ATGTCTTCACCTAGTGAGGAGGAGTCCCCAGACGCCAGCCCCGCGTCCAGCATCTTCGAAGAGGAAAGCTTCCAGTCTCAATACAGAATCCTGAGGACCATCGGCCACGGGAGTAATGCCAGGGTCCAGCTGGCCCACCACCGCCTCACGGGTACCCCCGTGGCTGTCAAGGTACTTCGGAAAAAGAAGTGGTGCCAGCCAATCAGGTCTGAGGTAGAGATAATGATGATAACCAACCACCCCAACATCATCTCACTTATCCAAGTGATCGAGTCCGAGAAGAGAACATACCTCGTCATGGAGCTGGCTGAGGGCCAACAGCTTTATCAGTACGTCCGAAAGGCTGGCCACCTGCCGGAACATGAAGCCCGGGGGATCTTCAGGCAAATAATAGCTGGTGTGAGCTATTGCCATGACCAAGGTATAATCCACAGGGACCTGAAACCAGACAACATCATGCTGGACGAGAAGGGAAAAGTCAAAATCATCGACTTCGGCCTCGGCACCCAAGTCAAGCCTGGGCAAAGGCTAAGCCGGCACTGTGGCGCCTACTCCTTTGGTGCCCCTGAACTCTTCCTCGGCAGACTCTACGATGGCCCCAAGGTCGACATATGGACCTTGGGAGTAGTCTTATATTTCATGGTAGTCGGTAAGGTCCCGTTTGGCGCTGTCAACATACCGGAGCTGCGGAGGCAGGTTGTGTCGGGGAAGTATACCGTCCCCCTGGGCCTGTCGGAAGATCTCCAGGACCTGCTTAGCCTCTTAATGACAGTCAACCCCAGGCTTAGGCCAACAGTGGATGAAGTGAAAGCACACCCCTGGCTCAGGAAAGACACGGAGGCTTTACCAAACCACTGTGAAGAAATGGCCCCCAGCCTGCTTGACCCTGCAATTGTGAAAGCCATGGAACATATTGGATTCCAAGCCCAGGACATCAAAGATTCATTTCAGCAGAGGAAATTCGACCAGACCATGGCATCCTATTGCTTACTGCAAGGGCAGGCTCTCCAGGGGTACGGCTGCACAACATGTGCTCAGACCACGAATCCGGGGGCCACACCGTTCCCTTCCCTAGAGGATCCTGGTGCTTTCCCGCTAGCACCAAGGAGGAGGGGAAGTGAGCCCGCCCTTGGGGCATTGCTCAGAGGGTCATCCACTAACGGTCAGGCGTCTGCCTATGGCCAGCAGGCAGGTCAAAGAGGGGCCAGAAATGCCACCGGGCTGGCTCTTCCTCTCTGCAGGCCACTCCAGAGGACACCCACACTGGACCAGGTCCACCATCATGCCAGGAGTGCTCCCTGCATTTACTCAAAGAGCATCAGTGAGGACACAGAAGACAGTTCATGCTCCCACGGCGCCTCAGCAGAGGGCAAGTCCACCCACAGCCGCGGCCAGCGCAGAGGCTTGAGGGCATGGACAAGGAGGATAGGAAACGCCGTGACCAGACTGTGCTGCTGCTGTCCATCAAGGAAGAAACCTCGCCGGGGTCAGAACAGCGTCTCCCCTCAGAAATGA